The Paenibacillus tianjinensis genome has a window encoding:
- a CDS encoding CBS domain-containing protein gives MKTVQEVMTTQPAVVTLQDNIYEVAVKMRDFDTGFIPVVDSETGRKLIGVITDRDLVLRGYANKHSGSTSVETVMSKPVTSIAESASVDEAAEIMASGQIRRLPVTRDNKLIGIVSLGDLAVKRIFADEAGEALSEISQQQLH, from the coding sequence TTGAAAACAGTCCAGGAAGTAATGACAACACAGCCTGCAGTAGTGACGCTGCAAGACAATATTTATGAGGTTGCCGTCAAAATGAGAGATTTTGATACGGGATTCATTCCTGTAGTTGATTCAGAGACGGGTAGAAAGCTCATTGGTGTGATAACGGACCGTGACCTGGTGCTTAGAGGATATGCAAACAAGCACTCAGGCTCTACCTCCGTTGAGACGGTCATGAGTAAACCGGTGACCTCGATTGCAGAGAGTGCATCTGTAGATGAAGCGGCTGAAATTATGGCCTCCGGACAGATCCGCCGCCTGCCGGTAACACGTGATAACAAACTGATCGGTATCGTATCGCTTGGCGATCTGGCCGTGAAGCGTATCTTCGCAGATGAAGCGGGAGAAGCGCTGAGCGAAATTTCGCAACAACAGCTGCATTGA